The following proteins are co-located in the Chryseobacterium daecheongense genome:
- the hppD gene encoding 4-hydroxyphenylpyruvate dioxygenase: MSTLTFAEKIAQAENFLPINGTDYIEFYVGNAKQAAHFYKTAFGFQSVAYAGPETGVRDRASYVLQQGKIRLILTTGLTSESPINEHVKKHGDGVKVLALWVDDAYKAFEETTKRGGKPYLEPVTLTDEHGEVKMSGIYTYGETVHMFIERKNYTGPFMPGYEKWESDYQPEETGLLYVDHCVGNVDWNRMIPTVEWYEKVMGFVNILSFDDKQINTEYSALMSKVMSNGNGYAKFPINEPAEGKKKSQVEEYLDFYEGEGVQHIAVATKDIIHTVTELKKRGVEFLSAPPEAYYDMVPERVGHIDEDLKRLQDLGILIDHDEEGYLLQIFTKPVEDRPTLFFEIIERHGAQSFGAGNFKALFEALEREQEKRGNL; encoded by the coding sequence ATGTCAACACTTACATTTGCCGAAAAAATTGCTCAAGCAGAGAATTTTTTGCCAATTAATGGTACAGATTATATTGAGTTTTATGTAGGAAATGCTAAACAGGCTGCTCATTTTTATAAAACCGCTTTTGGTTTTCAGTCTGTAGCATATGCTGGTCCTGAAACAGGAGTAAGGGATCGTGCTTCTTATGTTCTTCAACAGGGAAAGATAAGATTAATCTTAACGACAGGACTTACCTCTGAATCACCAATCAACGAACATGTAAAAAAACACGGAGATGGAGTAAAAGTTTTAGCACTTTGGGTGGATGACGCTTACAAGGCTTTTGAGGAAACGACAAAAAGAGGTGGTAAGCCTTATTTGGAGCCTGTAACTTTAACGGATGAGCATGGAGAAGTAAAAATGTCCGGAATCTATACATACGGAGAGACCGTTCACATGTTTATTGAAAGAAAAAATTATACAGGACCTTTCATGCCTGGCTACGAGAAGTGGGAAAGTGACTATCAGCCGGAAGAAACAGGTTTATTATATGTAGACCACTGTGTGGGAAATGTAGACTGGAACAGAATGATTCCTACTGTAGAATGGTATGAGAAAGTAATGGGATTTGTGAACATTCTTTCTTTTGATGACAAGCAGATCAATACAGAGTATTCTGCCCTGATGTCTAAAGTAATGTCCAATGGAAACGGATACGCTAAATTCCCGATCAATGAGCCTGCAGAAGGAAAGAAAAAATCTCAGGTAGAAGAATATCTTGATTTCTATGAAGGTGAAGGTGTTCAGCATATTGCTGTTGCTACCAAAGATATTATCCATACGGTAACAGAACTTAAGAAAAGAGGAGTAGAATTCCTTTCCGCACCGCCAGAAGCTTATTATGACATGGTTCCCGAGAGAGTCGGACACATCGATGAGGATCTTAAAAGACTACAGGATTTAGGAATTTTGATCGATCATGATGAGGAAGGTTATCTATTACAGATCTTTACCAAGCCGGTAGAAGACCGTCCTACCCTATTCTTTGAAATCATTGAAAGACATGGCGCACAAAGTTTCGGGGCAGGTAATTTTAAAGCATTATTCGAAGCTTTGGAAAGAGAACAGGAAAAAAGAGGAAATCTTTAA
- a CDS encoding 4-hydroxybutyrate CoA-transferase — protein MYNYISAEEAVYTVKSGNRVFFHGSACTPNYLIDELARQSHRLENVEMVSITQQGNVEIAKPQYKDNFFINSLFVSTPVREAVNSERGDFVPVFLSEIPILFRNNILPLDVALITVSPPDKHGFCTLGTSVDVARAAVDTAKIIVAIVNPLMPRTHGDGMIHISRIHKLVWHEEELPTVDYGSKVGPEEMLVGKNVAELIDDRSTLQMGIGTIPDAVLKCLGNHKDLGIHTEMLSDGVIDLIQNDVINNKYKGYNDNKTITSFCFGTRKLYDYVDDNTVFAFKDVSDVNFPINIMRNKKMVAINSAIEIDLTGQVCADSIGTLQYSGIGGQMDFMRGAALSEGGKPIIAITSRTKKGVSRIVPYLKQGAGVVTTRGHIHYVVTEYGTAYLYGKNLRQRAQELISIAHPDDREMLERAAFERFKH, from the coding sequence ATGTACAATTATATTAGTGCAGAGGAAGCCGTATATACAGTAAAAAGTGGTAATCGCGTATTTTTTCACGGGAGTGCCTGTACACCAAATTATCTCATTGACGAGCTTGCGAGACAATCCCACAGGCTGGAAAACGTGGAAATGGTCTCCATTACCCAACAGGGAAATGTGGAAATTGCAAAACCTCAGTACAAGGATAACTTTTTTATTAATTCCCTGTTCGTTTCAACCCCGGTGAGGGAAGCTGTTAATTCAGAGCGTGGAGATTTTGTTCCTGTATTTTTAAGTGAAATTCCGATTTTATTCAGAAATAATATCCTGCCCCTTGATGTTGCATTAATTACCGTTTCTCCTCCTGATAAACATGGTTTTTGTACGCTGGGCACATCTGTAGATGTTGCGAGAGCTGCTGTAGATACAGCGAAAATAATTGTCGCTATTGTTAATCCCCTGATGCCCAGAACACACGGGGATGGAATGATCCATATCAGCCGCATTCATAAGCTTGTGTGGCACGAAGAAGAATTGCCTACTGTAGATTACGGATCCAAGGTGGGGCCTGAAGAAATGCTGGTCGGCAAAAATGTGGCAGAACTGATCGATGACAGATCTACCTTACAAATGGGTATTGGTACAATTCCGGATGCTGTTCTTAAATGCCTGGGTAATCATAAAGATCTGGGGATCCACACCGAAATGCTGAGTGACGGAGTGATAGACCTTATCCAAAATGATGTCATCAACAATAAGTACAAAGGATACAACGATAATAAAACCATTACCAGCTTTTGTTTCGGAACAAGAAAGCTTTACGACTATGTAGATGATAACACCGTATTTGCTTTTAAAGATGTAAGTGATGTGAATTTTCCAATCAACATTATGCGTAACAAAAAAATGGTTGCAATTAATTCGGCTATTGAAATTGATCTTACAGGGCAGGTTTGTGCAGATTCGATAGGCACTTTGCAATACAGTGGTATCGGAGGACAAATGGATTTTATGAGAGGAGCTGCGCTAAGCGAAGGAGGAAAACCTATTATTGCTATCACTTCCAGAACCAAAAAAGGAGTGTCAAGAATTGTCCCTTACCTGAAACAGGGAGCAGGAGTTGTAACTACGAGAGGACATATCCATTATGTTGTCACAGAATATGGAACAGCTTATTTGTATGGAAAAAATCTTCGTCAGCGTGCCCAGGAATTAATCAGTATCGCACACCCTGACGACAGGGAGATGCTGGAAAGAGCAGCCTTTGAAAGATTCAAACATTAA
- a CDS encoding homogentisate 1,2-dioxygenase, which produces MRYNQSGKIPQKRHTIFKSPEDKFYYEQLFGTEGFHGISSLLYHIHRPTQIKSIGTPKDVTPKIAVEKNVTPRMFKGMQVTPEDDFLDSRKFLLVNNDLKMGLSKPRKSTDYFYKNAECDELLFVHEGKGVLKTFVGNLEFSTGDYLIIPRGTIYQVEIQSENTVFFVLESHSPIYTPKRYRNEFGQLLEHSPFCERDIIAPTFVEPKDEKGEFLIKVKKENQITDFIYATHPFDVVGWDGYFYPYKFNIKNFEPITGRIHQPPPIHQNFEGHNFVVCSFCARMYDYHPLAIPAPYNHSNIDSDEVLFYTEGDFMSRNHVDLMDFSLHPGGIVHGPHPGAMERSIGKKFTEEYAVMVDPFRPLKITEEAMKVEDPTYKTSWLE; this is translated from the coding sequence ATGAGATATAACCAGTCCGGGAAAATCCCACAGAAAAGACATACGATTTTTAAATCTCCTGAAGATAAATTCTACTATGAACAACTTTTCGGAACGGAAGGGTTTCATGGTATTTCCTCTTTGCTTTATCATATCCACCGTCCTACACAGATCAAATCTATAGGTACACCAAAAGATGTAACTCCGAAAATTGCGGTAGAAAAAAATGTGACTCCGCGAATGTTTAAGGGGATGCAGGTGACTCCTGAAGACGATTTTCTGGACAGCAGAAAATTCCTTTTGGTCAATAACGACTTGAAAATGGGATTATCAAAGCCAAGAAAATCTACGGATTATTTCTATAAAAATGCAGAGTGTGATGAGCTTTTGTTCGTTCATGAAGGAAAAGGTGTTTTAAAAACCTTTGTTGGAAATCTCGAGTTCTCAACCGGTGATTACCTCATTATACCAAGAGGAACCATCTATCAGGTGGAAATCCAGTCAGAGAATACTGTATTTTTTGTTCTTGAAAGTCATTCTCCGATCTATACTCCGAAACGTTACCGAAATGAATTCGGGCAACTCCTGGAACACTCTCCTTTCTGCGAAAGAGATATCATTGCCCCTACCTTCGTTGAACCTAAAGACGAAAAAGGAGAATTTCTCATCAAAGTAAAAAAAGAAAATCAGATTACCGATTTCATTTATGCAACTCATCCATTTGACGTGGTGGGCTGGGACGGTTACTTCTACCCTTATAAATTTAATATCAAGAATTTTGAACCGATTACAGGGAGAATACATCAACCACCACCAATCCATCAGAACTTTGAAGGGCATAATTTCGTAGTCTGCTCATTCTGTGCCAGAATGTACGACTACCATCCATTAGCCATTCCTGCACCGTATAACCATTCCAATATCGATTCCGATGAGGTCTTATTCTATACTGAAGGGGACTTTATGAGCCGTAACCATGTTGATCTGATGGACTTCAGTCTTCATCCGGGAGGAATTGTTCATGGGCCACATCCGGGAGCTATGGAAAGAAGCATCGGAAAGAAATTCACAGAAGAATACGCTGTAATGGTAGATCCTTTCCGTCCTTTAAAAATCACGGAAGAAGCAATGAAGGTGGAAGATCCTACATACAAAACTTCCTGGCTGGAATAA
- a CDS encoding TonB-dependent receptor, whose protein sequence is MKRILFSGVLLSSYCFSQETDSLTLNQNQRPDSISVAKKEIKTKLIDDVVVTGTIKPISRSKSPVAVEIYSQKFFQKNPTPNIFEAISMVNGVRPQLNCSVCNTGDIHINGLEGPYTMILIDGMPIVSSLSTVYGLSGIPNSLVDRIEVVKGPASSIYGSEAMGGVINIITKNALTAPKLSLDVMTSTWSEDNIDLSTKFNVGKKAASLLSLNYFNFTKRIDQNKDNFTDATLQNRISVFNKWNFQRKENRLASLALRYLYEDRFGGEMQWTKADRGGDKIYGESIYTNRVEALGVYQWPLKEQIITQFSYNYHNQDSFYGTNPYDAQQKVAFVQTYWDRKFGNHDLILGVTYKRTFYDDNTPGTSSADGLINQPMKSPILGAFIQDQWDLDSKNTILLGYRYDYDKIHHSVHSPRFAWKFSPNPYHTLRFNFGTGFRVVNLFTEDHAALTGSREVVIKSDLKPEKSINGNLNYIWKIPVGNRLINLDASAFYTYFSNKIVGDFDTDPDKIIYDNLHGYGISKGVSMNVDFSFSFPLSVNLGVTYLEVFQKLDDGNSKVQQLHAPKWSGTYSLTYKFPNALTLDFTGQFYGPMRLPVLPDDFRPEYSPFYSLANIQVSKAFKSGFEVYCGIKNLFNFTPKDPLMRPFDPFDQHVNDPINNPNNYKFDTAYGYAPMQRIRGFLGIRYTLK, encoded by the coding sequence ATGAAGCGAATATTATTTTCTGGTGTACTTTTATCCTCTTATTGTTTTTCTCAGGAAACAGATAGTTTAACTTTAAATCAAAATCAAAGGCCTGATTCTATTTCTGTTGCTAAAAAAGAGATCAAAACAAAGCTGATCGATGATGTGGTGGTGACAGGAACCATAAAACCTATCAGCAGATCCAAAAGCCCTGTAGCTGTAGAAATCTATAGCCAGAAGTTTTTCCAGAAAAATCCTACTCCGAATATTTTTGAAGCGATTTCAATGGTTAACGGAGTCCGCCCTCAGCTCAATTGCTCGGTTTGTAATACCGGAGATATCCATATCAACGGTCTTGAAGGTCCTTATACAATGATCCTTATTGACGGGATGCCTATTGTGAGCTCGTTATCTACTGTTTACGGGCTTAGTGGGATACCCAACAGCCTGGTCGACAGGATAGAAGTGGTAAAAGGTCCGGCTTCATCAATTTATGGATCTGAGGCTATGGGTGGAGTGATTAATATCATCACAAAGAATGCTTTAACAGCTCCTAAATTAAGTCTGGATGTAATGACAAGTACCTGGAGTGAAGATAATATAGATTTATCTACCAAATTTAACGTAGGTAAGAAAGCCGCCTCTTTATTGAGTTTGAACTATTTTAACTTTACCAAAAGAATAGACCAGAACAAAGATAATTTTACGGATGCCACACTACAGAACAGAATTTCTGTTTTCAACAAATGGAACTTCCAGAGAAAAGAGAACAGACTGGCAAGCTTAGCACTGAGGTATCTCTATGAAGATCGGTTCGGCGGTGAGATGCAGTGGACAAAGGCTGATAGGGGTGGTGACAAAATATATGGTGAAAGTATTTATACAAATAGGGTAGAAGCCTTAGGGGTATACCAATGGCCATTGAAAGAGCAGATCATTACCCAGTTTTCATACAATTATCATAACCAGGATTCGTTTTATGGTACCAATCCTTATGACGCACAACAGAAAGTTGCTTTTGTACAGACTTACTGGGATAGAAAATTCGGAAATCATGATCTGATCTTAGGAGTTACCTACAAGAGGACATTTTATGATGACAATACTCCGGGAACTTCGTCTGCAGACGGACTCATCAATCAACCTATGAAATCTCCTATTTTGGGTGCCTTCATCCAGGATCAGTGGGATTTGGATTCTAAAAACACAATATTACTGGGCTACAGGTATGATTACGATAAAATACATCATTCTGTTCATTCTCCCAGATTTGCATGGAAATTTTCTCCTAATCCCTACCACACGTTACGGTTTAATTTTGGAACCGGCTTTAGGGTAGTGAATTTATTTACCGAGGATCATGCTGCATTAACAGGTTCCCGTGAGGTTGTTATTAAATCTGATTTAAAGCCTGAAAAATCGATCAATGGAAATTTAAATTACATCTGGAAGATTCCTGTGGGTAATCGCCTGATTAACCTTGACGCTTCAGCTTTTTATACCTACTTCAGTAATAAGATCGTGGGTGATTTCGACACGGATCCTGATAAAATTATTTATGACAACCTTCATGGATATGGGATTTCTAAGGGAGTTTCTATGAATGTGGATTTCAGTTTCAGTTTTCCCTTAAGTGTCAATCTTGGGGTGACTTACCTTGAAGTATTTCAGAAACTGGATGATGGCAATTCTAAAGTTCAGCAGCTTCATGCACCGAAATGGAGTGGAACGTATAGTCTGACGTATAAATTTCCGAATGCTTTGACATTAGATTTTACCGGACAGTTCTACGGACCTATGCGTCTTCCGGTTCTTCCGGATGATTTCCGTCCGGAATATTCACCTTTTTATTCGTTAGCTAATATCCAGGTTTCAAAAGCATTTAAGTCAGGATTTGAAGTGTACTGCGGAATCAAGAATCTGTTCAACTTTACTCCAAAAGATCCTTTGATGAGACCTTTTGATCCGTTTGACCAGCATGTCAATGATCCTATTAATAATCCCAATAACTACAAGTTTGATACGGCATATGGTTACGCACCAATGCAGAGGATACGTGGATTTTTGGGAATAAGATATACTTTGAAATGA
- a CDS encoding thiol:disulfide interchange protein, with product MKILILFLMLVPFFGLSQKMREGTFSELETLRNNQKKPVIIHLYTGWCAICKIESFNLNKDKELVTIINDHFYFINFEAEKTKEKINFEGKEFHYLPNGNSGIHELALALSKNKSQPVYPLWIILDANQNLVYYHEGEFKPEKMKKKLEEISALYN from the coding sequence ATGAAAATATTGATTTTATTTTTAATGTTAGTGCCCTTCTTTGGTCTTTCTCAAAAGATGAGAGAGGGCACTTTTTCTGAACTTGAAACATTGCGGAATAATCAGAAAAAGCCTGTTATCATTCATTTGTATACCGGGTGGTGTGCTATTTGTAAAATCGAATCTTTCAATCTGAATAAAGATAAGGAGCTTGTCACTATAATTAATGATCATTTCTATTTTATCAATTTTGAAGCGGAAAAGACGAAAGAAAAAATCAACTTTGAAGGAAAAGAGTTTCATTATCTTCCTAATGGGAATTCCGGGATTCATGAACTGGCTTTAGCACTGTCTAAAAATAAAAGCCAGCCGGTTTATCCGCTCTGGATCATATTGGATGCCAACCAGAATTTGGTGTATTACCATGAAGGCGAATTTAAACCGGAAAAGATGAAGAAGAAACTTGAAGAAATTTCGGCTTTGTACAATTAA
- a CDS encoding cupin domain-containing protein, with amino-acid sequence MNRIPRRIVTGSQNGKSTIIEDHEVENTVEHLPGLIISDLWNTQKTPASMDFEAPIPNTGFPQTPKNGTYFRYVVIPPDKNLGVEFKPGEPHPMMHRTQTLDYIIILSGELYLIMEEGETLLKAGDIVIQRGTNHAWSNRSDKSCIQLAVLIDGGE; translated from the coding sequence ATGAATAGAATACCAAGACGCATTGTAACGGGAAGTCAAAATGGGAAGTCAACTATTATTGAAGACCATGAAGTAGAAAATACGGTAGAGCATTTACCCGGACTGATTATTTCAGATCTCTGGAATACACAAAAGACTCCTGCAAGCATGGATTTTGAAGCCCCGATCCCAAACACAGGATTCCCTCAGACACCAAAAAACGGCACCTACTTTCGCTATGTGGTTATACCTCCTGATAAAAATCTGGGTGTTGAATTTAAACCAGGAGAACCTCATCCGATGATGCACCGAACGCAGACACTAGATTACATCATTATTCTTTCAGGTGAGCTTTATCTGATCATGGAGGAGGGTGAAACGCTTCTTAAAGCAGGAGATATTGTTATCCAAAGGGGGACAAATCACGCATGGAGCAATCGTTCCGATAAATCTTGTATTCAGTTGGCAGTTTTGATTGATGGAGGAGAGTAA
- a CDS encoding NADP-dependent oxidoreductase translates to MKAVILNKDFRLEDGTVEKPQPKNNEVLIQIKASGFNPIDYQMLENELEKRLISSPVLGRELSGIIVEKGSDVSEFEIGDEIFCGSGSMGSNGSYAEYISVPAAIVVLKPKNISFEQAATIPSVGMTALQTFNRLQLKPADTVLVTGATGGVGSFFIKLLIANHFKNVVATVGSEENRMLLLEMGLHHDQIVNYKETHLPEKLLKANGNQPFDIGVDLVGEGMSEVTAKVLKVHGMYVDVTALISKEAKEILFNKGNIIMNISNYTYSMTKNYDYYKDSLTKISNLIEDHLIVPPKYKIVGNLSLETVLKAHQMLKNNLTRGNKLIMTH, encoded by the coding sequence ATGAAAGCAGTAATACTTAATAAAGATTTCAGATTAGAAGATGGGACGGTTGAAAAGCCCCAACCCAAAAATAATGAAGTTCTGATTCAGATCAAAGCAAGCGGATTTAATCCAATCGACTATCAGATGCTCGAAAACGAACTCGAGAAAAGATTGATAAGCTCCCCCGTTTTAGGACGTGAGCTTTCCGGAATCATTGTCGAAAAAGGATCCGATGTTTCCGAATTTGAAATTGGAGACGAAATATTCTGTGGCAGTGGTTCCATGGGAAGCAATGGTTCTTATGCCGAATACATCAGCGTCCCTGCAGCAATCGTAGTTTTAAAGCCTAAAAACATTTCATTTGAACAGGCTGCTACTATTCCATCTGTGGGGATGACGGCTTTGCAGACTTTTAACCGCTTGCAGTTGAAGCCTGCTGACACAGTATTGGTTACAGGTGCTACTGGAGGTGTAGGATCTTTTTTTATCAAACTCTTAATTGCTAACCACTTTAAAAATGTGGTTGCAACGGTAGGATCGGAAGAAAACAGAATGCTATTGCTGGAGATGGGTCTTCACCATGATCAGATTGTAAACTATAAAGAAACTCATCTTCCTGAAAAATTACTCAAAGCGAATGGAAATCAGCCTTTCGATATTGGAGTAGATCTTGTGGGTGAGGGTATGTCTGAAGTGACGGCCAAAGTACTGAAAGTTCATGGAATGTATGTGGATGTTACTGCGCTAATTAGCAAAGAAGCCAAGGAAATCCTTTTTAATAAAGGAAATATTATTATGAACATTTCTAACTACACCTACAGTATGACAAAGAACTACGATTACTATAAAGACAGTTTAACAAAAATCTCAAATCTCATTGAAGATCACTTGATTGTCCCGCCCAAATATAAGATCGTTGGAAACTTATCTCTGGAAACCGTTCTTAAAGCCCATCAGATGCTTAAAAACAACCTCACCCGAGGGAATAAATTAATTATGACCCATTAA
- a CDS encoding helix-turn-helix domain-containing protein — translation MSKIIENGVEREATCTEELFAMRDSLDVLGGKWKLMILRYLTNRTAQLIHFKKLQRGIDGISAKMLSKELKELEMNLLITRTIQDTKPITVTYAVTDYGKSVLPVTETLVNWGIIHREKIRQSMGDQK, via the coding sequence ATGTCAAAAATTATAGAAAACGGAGTTGAGCGGGAAGCAACCTGTACTGAAGAATTATTCGCAATGCGGGATAGTCTGGATGTTTTAGGTGGAAAATGGAAATTGATGATCCTGCGTTATTTAACGAACCGTACGGCTCAGTTGATCCATTTTAAAAAGCTTCAGAGAGGAATCGATGGTATTTCTGCAAAAATGCTGAGCAAGGAATTGAAAGAACTGGAAATGAACTTACTCATTACGCGTACAATCCAGGATACCAAACCTATTACTGTAACCTATGCGGTTACTGATTACGGAAAATCGGTACTTCCTGTTACCGAAACTTTAGTAAATTGGGGAATTATCCACCGCGAGAAGATCAGACAGTCGATGGGGGATCAGAAATGA
- a CDS encoding DUF1304 domain-containing protein produces MEIVAKILIAVVALEHIYILWMEMFAWETKGKEVFKAALPAEMFKPTKGLAANQGLYNGFLAAGLIWTFFIKDAEWQTNIALFFLGCVAIAGIYGAISATKKIFFVQALPAILGIIAVLLK; encoded by the coding sequence ATGGAAATTGTTGCAAAAATTTTGATTGCTGTAGTAGCACTGGAACATATTTATATTCTCTGGATGGAAATGTTTGCATGGGAAACAAAAGGAAAAGAAGTTTTCAAAGCCGCACTTCCTGCAGAAATGTTCAAGCCTACCAAAGGATTGGCTGCCAATCAAGGATTATACAACGGTTTTCTTGCAGCGGGACTTATCTGGACTTTTTTTATTAAAGATGCTGAATGGCAAACCAATATCGCTCTGTTTTTCCTGGGCTGTGTTGCCATTGCAGGAATTTATGGTGCTATTTCGGCTACCAAAAAAATATTTTTTGTTCAGGCATTACCTGCTATTTTAGGAATTATTGCTGTGCTTCTGAAATAA
- a CDS encoding Crp/Fnr family transcriptional regulator has product MDTFKTHLDKFITINDEDYSSVLSFFQIMEVKKKQNLLVEGEVCKSMYFVLNGCLRKFFVNEKGVEQTTEFAIENWWITDTFAFERQIKSDFSIQSVERSTILVIDLETQELLLKKHPVMERYFRMIYQRAYASSERRIRYLYEMSREELYIHFSTQYPWFIQRIPQYLIASFLGFTPEYLSEIRAKLRS; this is encoded by the coding sequence ATGGATACTTTTAAAACACATCTTGACAAATTTATTACGATTAATGATGAAGATTATAGTTCTGTATTATCTTTTTTCCAGATCATGGAAGTTAAGAAGAAACAGAATCTGCTTGTTGAAGGTGAAGTTTGTAAATCCATGTATTTTGTTTTAAATGGCTGCCTCAGAAAATTTTTTGTGAATGAAAAGGGAGTCGAGCAAACAACTGAATTTGCGATTGAGAATTGGTGGATCACAGATACTTTTGCTTTTGAGAGACAGATTAAATCGGATTTTAGTATTCAATCTGTAGAACGATCAACAATTCTGGTAATTGACCTTGAAACCCAGGAACTTTTGTTGAAAAAGCATCCCGTCATGGAACGTTATTTCAGAATGATCTATCAACGGGCTTATGCGTCCTCTGAGAGAAGAATCCGTTATTTATATGAAATGTCAAGGGAAGAGCTTTATATTCATTTCAGCACACAATATCCTTGGTTTATTCAGCGTATTCCACAATATTTGATTGCTTCGTTTTTAGGTTTTACCCCAGAATATCTTAGTGAAATTAGAGCTAAGTTGCGTTCTTAA
- a CDS encoding DoxX family membrane protein, giving the protein MTNIKEQFPQLFLRVAIAVTMLSAVADRFGFWGKNSAWGNWENFEKYTRKLTFFLPEGLSQFSAYTATFFEIAIPLLLLVGYKTRIAAYGAGFLLLIFALSMTIALGAKAPLDYSVWVGSAGAFLLASQRQFSLSADQLTKKI; this is encoded by the coding sequence ATGACAAATATAAAAGAGCAATTCCCGCAATTATTTTTAAGAGTAGCGATTGCCGTGACAATGCTTTCAGCAGTGGCGGACCGTTTTGGTTTTTGGGGAAAAAATTCAGCCTGGGGGAACTGGGAGAATTTTGAGAAATACACCCGGAAATTAACTTTTTTTCTTCCTGAAGGGCTGAGTCAGTTTTCGGCTTATACCGCTACATTCTTTGAAATTGCTATTCCGTTGTTATTACTTGTGGGGTATAAAACCAGAATAGCAGCTTACGGAGCCGGATTTTTATTGCTCATTTTTGCTTTATCCATGACGATTGCTTTGGGGGCTAAAGCTCCTCTCGATTATTCAGTCTGGGTAGGAAGTGCAGGGGCATTTTTATTGGCAAGTCAACGACAATTTTCATTAAGTGCAGATCAATTAACCAAAAAAATATAA
- a CDS encoding carboxymuconolactone decarboxylase family protein has protein sequence MSARVNIAKTDAAAYKAMMGLEGYLQTISLNPIQKELIKIRASQINGCAFCLDMHTKDAVKYGETPQRIYLLNAWREALELFTEEEQILLAMTEEITLISHKGLTEETYQKAKTFFDDNQIAQIIMAIVTINGWNRIAISTHLPIMK, from the coding sequence ATGAGTGCAAGAGTAAATATTGCAAAAACGGATGCAGCAGCTTATAAAGCTATGATGGGATTGGAAGGATATCTTCAGACCATTTCTTTAAATCCTATTCAAAAGGAGCTCATTAAAATCAGAGCTTCACAAATCAACGGTTGTGCCTTTTGTCTGGATATGCATACGAAAGATGCTGTGAAATATGGGGAAACTCCACAAAGGATATATCTTTTAAATGCGTGGAGAGAGGCTTTAGAACTGTTCACAGAAGAAGAACAAATCTTACTGGCAATGACAGAAGAAATTACCTTAATCAGCCATAAAGGATTGACGGAAGAAACATATCAAAAAGCAAAAACATTCTTTGATGATAATCAGATTGCCCAGATCATTATGGCGATTGTAACGATTAATGGATGGAACAGAATTGCCATAAGCACACATTTACCGATTATGAAATAA